Proteins from a single region of Desulfolutivibrio sulfoxidireducens:
- a CDS encoding peptide transporter: MYDDKELKEYRDLLPQPSHFEEGFDWKTIVGAVFIGFLMMPGSMYLQLVIGTGIGPAARWVTIILFAEIAKRAYTELKQQEIFLLYYMAGAAMASPFSGLLWNQYLIQSDAAKMLGLTEFIPAWVAPAVGSESLLQRTFLHRDWLIPILLLVGSQIVQRVDHFGLGYALYRITSDVEKLPFPMAPVGALGTMALAESTEDKKTGWKWRVFSIGGMIGLVFGAVYVLFPVVSGLVFTEPIRIIPIPWADFTRNTEKWLPAVATGIQLDLGLLFTGMVLPFWAVIGGLMGLLITVVANPILFEHGILHRWRYGMGTVDTVFANNFDFYMSFGIGLGLAIGLIGVWQVAKSFGKGSGGVGYRALFTSNKARGDINFWVSVAIYVLSTLAYIALCVWLVPNFPWIFFILYGFVYTPVVSYITARMEGIAGQFVSLPLVREASFIAGARFFGYQGIEIWYAPIPIHNYGKATVDFREIELTGTSLRGIIKAEIVVFPVVMLASLFFSQFIWQLAPIPSTSYPYAQELWHLQALNTLLMQTSTLEGNSLFFQALSGWYVGAGTLLGLVTYFLLSVFGLPVLLVYGIVRGLGQSTPHGLILELLGALIGRYYFLKRYGAMWRQYAPVLLAGFSCGMGLMGMFSMGATLIMKSLGRLAY; the protein is encoded by the coding sequence ATGTACGACGACAAGGAACTGAAAGAATATCGCGATCTTCTGCCGCAGCCATCCCATTTCGAGGAGGGCTTCGACTGGAAGACCATCGTCGGCGCGGTGTTCATCGGCTTTCTGATGATGCCCGGCAGCATGTACCTGCAACTGGTCATCGGCACGGGCATAGGGCCCGCCGCGCGCTGGGTGACCATCATCCTCTTCGCCGAGATCGCCAAGCGGGCCTACACCGAACTCAAGCAGCAGGAAATCTTCCTGCTCTATTACATGGCCGGGGCGGCCATGGCCTCGCCCTTTTCCGGGCTCTTGTGGAACCAGTACCTGATCCAGTCCGACGCGGCCAAGATGCTGGGGCTGACCGAATTCATCCCCGCCTGGGTGGCCCCGGCCGTGGGGTCCGAATCCTTACTCCAACGCACCTTCCTGCATCGCGACTGGCTCATCCCCATCCTGCTTCTGGTCGGGTCCCAGATCGTGCAGCGGGTGGACCATTTCGGCCTGGGCTATGCCCTGTACCGCATCACCTCCGATGTGGAAAAACTGCCCTTTCCCATGGCCCCGGTCGGAGCCCTGGGCACCATGGCCCTGGCCGAGTCCACCGAGGACAAGAAAACCGGCTGGAAGTGGCGGGTCTTTTCCATCGGCGGCATGATCGGGCTGGTCTTCGGGGCCGTGTACGTCCTTTTCCCCGTGGTTTCCGGACTCGTGTTCACCGAGCCCATCCGCATCATCCCCATCCCCTGGGCGGATTTCACCCGCAACACGGAAAAATGGCTGCCGGCCGTGGCCACGGGCATCCAGCTCGACCTGGGGCTTCTGTTTACGGGCATGGTGCTGCCGTTCTGGGCGGTCATCGGCGGACTCATGGGCCTTTTGATCACCGTGGTGGCCAACCCGATCCTCTTCGAGCACGGTATCCTGCACCGCTGGCGCTACGGCATGGGCACGGTGGATACCGTCTTCGCCAACAACTTCGACTTCTACATGAGCTTCGGCATCGGCCTCGGCCTGGCCATCGGGCTCATTGGCGTGTGGCAGGTGGCCAAGTCCTTCGGCAAGGGTTCGGGGGGCGTGGGGTACCGGGCGCTTTTCACCTCCAACAAGGCCCGGGGCGACATCAATTTCTGGGTGTCCGTCGCCATCTACGTGCTTTCAACACTGGCCTACATCGCCCTGTGCGTGTGGCTGGTGCCCAATTTCCCCTGGATCTTCTTCATTCTCTACGGCTTCGTGTACACCCCGGTCGTTTCGTACATCACCGCGCGCATGGAGGGCATCGCCGGACAGTTCGTGAGCCTGCCACTGGTGCGCGAGGCCAGCTTCATCGCCGGGGCCCGGTTTTTCGGCTACCAGGGCATCGAGATCTGGTACGCGCCCATCCCCATCCACAACTACGGCAAGGCCACAGTGGATTTCCGGGAGATCGAGCTGACCGGCACGAGTCTTCGGGGCATCATCAAGGCCGAGATCGTGGTCTTTCCGGTGGTCATGCTGGCCAGCCTGTTCTTTTCCCAGTTCATCTGGCAACTGGCCCCCATCCCCTCGACCTCGTATCCCTACGCCCAGGAGTTGTGGCATCTGCAGGCCCTAAACACCCTGCTCATGCAGACCTCCACCCTTGAGGGAAATTCCCTGTTCTTCCAGGCCTTGAGCGGATGGTACGTGGGGGCCGGGACGCTTCTGGGGCTGGTCACCTATTTTCTCTTGAGCGTTTTTGGATTGCCCGTACTCCTGGTCTACGGCATCGTGCGCGGACTGGGGCAGAGCACCCCCCACGGCCTTATCCTGGAACTGCTGGGGGCGCTGATCGGCCGGTACTATTTTCTCAAGCGGTACGGGGCCATGTGGCGGCAATACGCGCCGGTGCTCTTGGCCGGGTTCTCCTGCGGCATGGGGCTTATGGGCATGTTCTCCATGGGCGCCACGCTGATCATGAAATCCCTCGGCCGGCTGGCGTATTAG